The following are encoded together in the Methanosarcina flavescens genome:
- a CDS encoding DUF488 domain-containing protein translates to MIRVKRVYEQPSDQDGFRVLVDRLWPRGLRKNEARFDLWIKEIAPENRLRKWFSHDPEKWEEFRKCYLKELEHKEEYVQQLLVKARETDLTLLYAAKDENLNNAVVLKEYLESRLEIENQ, encoded by the coding sequence TTGATCCGAGTTAAAAGAGTCTACGAGCAGCCGTCCGATCAAGATGGATTCAGGGTACTTGTGGATAGGCTCTGGCCAAGAGGTCTCAGGAAGAACGAAGCAAGATTTGATCTCTGGATAAAAGAAATAGCTCCTGAGAACAGGCTTAGAAAATGGTTTTCGCATGATCCCGAAAAATGGGAGGAATTCAGGAAATGCTACCTTAAAGAGCTTGAGCATAAGGAAGAGTATGTGCAGCAACTTCTCGTAAAAGCTAGAGAAACCGATCTGACCCTGCTCTATGCTGCAAAAGATGAGAACTTAAACAACGCTGTAGTTCTGAAGGAATACCTGGAATCTCGACTAGAGATAGAGAACCAGTGA
- a CDS encoding PKD domain-containing protein codes for MKSKLFTISLAFAFLILLTTIASAGQEIRITPDGERGLNPVIHDNKIIWLDDLFNGSLHVLDLSTGKEIQITEDPWYSYLAIYNDKIIWISGEKNIFLYNISTDNKTLLPISNLENQELKDSLNIYGDNIVWRSRSGGYQDLYMYDLSTYNKTRITANQLTKNPAIYGDKIVWQDEPSLPSFGFESSYYGIHMYNLSTSNETRITTDRSASNPKIYDDRIVYMGNNNIYLYNISTSVETQLTFNGSRKDRLAIYGDKIVWQDDRNGNWDIYMYNLSEQEETQITNDESDQINPAIYGDRIVWEDYRNDKENKYYCSIYMYDFSARPTMPFASFSTNITSKSGNVPLTALFTYNSTGGTPTSWYWDFGDGISSKHAQTATHTFTKPGTYDVSLTITNSVGSSTLKRSNYIIVTPPQAPVADFFSPEVYHANTYGGSVPTKTVSFVDNSTGSPTSWLWDFGDGNTSTEQNPTHVYDLGGGYTVNLTVKNAVGSNTTSKYGYVLVGLGDGSVAPAFFSSNATSGNAPFTVTFHGGNGYANNWDFGDGSQLGVGENQTVEHTYLEPGQYTVSLDEYNVGGRAAITKYHYITVTGLTRPFASFTSEKVSVPESLTISFTDTSIGKPTSWCWDFGDGASSTEQNPTHTYSAAGNYTVFLTASNENSTNSTFRVIDVFKTTGPFAYVISGNNISVIDTATDKVVDTMEIESGLGVAVSPDGTKVYVTNNRDNTVSVIDTSISKVIATINGLSSPYAIAFTPDGKKIYITNNDGAVFRNVTVSVIDTGTNTVMDTIKVGSVPHRVAVTPDGSKVYVANYYNISVIDATTNKVTSTINVGLYPDGIAFSPDGKKVYVTSGGSDNVSIIDTKTNNVIATVPVGDDPVGVAITPDGTKLYVTNYEGNTISVINTTTNTVTATVPGDGPYGVSITPDGKKVYVTNLGSDLSGETVSVIDTATNAVTATVKIGSYPREIAIASNWKNALSAS; via the coding sequence ATGAAAAGTAAGCTTTTTACTATCTCGTTAGCGTTTGCTTTTTTGATTCTGCTCACAACAATCGCATCAGCCGGACAGGAAATTCGAATTACACCAGATGGCGAGAGGGGGCTTAACCCTGTTATCCATGACAATAAAATTATATGGCTGGATGATCTCTTCAATGGGAGTCTCCACGTGCTGGATTTGTCTACAGGCAAAGAGATACAGATCACTGAAGATCCGTGGTATTCATATCTTGCAATATATAATGATAAAATAATCTGGATTTCTGGAGAGAAAAATATCTTCTTGTATAATATATCTACAGACAATAAAACTCTACTTCCAATTTCCAATCTAGAAAACCAAGAGCTAAAGGACTCTTTGAATATATATGGTGACAATATCGTATGGAGAAGTCGGAGTGGTGGATATCAGGATCTCTACATGTATGATCTCTCGACTTATAATAAAACTCGAATAACTGCTAATCAATTAACCAAAAACCCTGCTATCTATGGTGACAAAATAGTATGGCAGGACGAGCCTAGCCTTCCTAGCTTTGGCTTTGAAAGTTCATACTATGGCATCCACATGTATAATCTATCTACTTCCAACGAGACTCGGATTACAACCGATAGATCAGCATCAAATCCTAAAATCTACGATGATAGGATTGTATACATGGGAAATAACAATATCTACTTGTATAATATCTCAACTTCTGTAGAGACTCAGCTCACCTTCAATGGATCACGAAAGGATAGGCTTGCTATTTACGGCGACAAGATAGTTTGGCAGGATGACCGTAACGGGAACTGGGATATATACATGTACAACCTCTCTGAACAAGAAGAAACTCAAATTACCAATGATGAATCGGATCAAATCAACCCTGCTATTTATGGTGATAGAATAGTGTGGGAAGATTATCGAAATGATAAAGAAAACAAGTATTATTGCAGTATATACATGTACGATTTTTCAGCTAGACCTACAATGCCCTTTGCTTCTTTTTCTACCAATATAACATCTAAATCCGGGAACGTGCCGTTAACTGCATTATTTACTTATAATAGCACGGGAGGAACTCCCACATCCTGGTACTGGGATTTTGGAGATGGTATAAGCTCAAAACATGCTCAAACAGCCACACACACATTTACAAAACCTGGGACATATGATGTTAGCCTTACAATAACAAACTCGGTAGGTAGTAGTACGCTGAAGAGATCAAATTATATTATTGTCACTCCTCCACAAGCCCCTGTCGCAGATTTCTTTTCTCCAGAAGTATATCATGCTAACACTTATGGAGGGTCAGTTCCCACAAAAACCGTATCATTTGTCGACAATAGCACAGGTTCCCCTACTTCCTGGCTCTGGGACTTTGGGGACGGTAATACTTCAACAGAGCAAAATCCAACTCATGTGTATGATTTAGGAGGAGGATATACCGTTAATCTAACTGTTAAGAATGCTGTGGGCAGTAATACAACAAGTAAGTATGGATATGTACTTGTTGGGTTGGGTGATGGATCTGTTGCTCCAGCATTTTTTTCCTCAAATGCAACATCCGGAAATGCACCGTTTACAGTAACGTTCCATGGAGGAAATGGATATGCAAATAATTGGGATTTTGGAGACGGTTCTCAACTAGGTGTAGGTGAGAACCAAACAGTAGAGCATACATACCTTGAGCCTGGACAGTATACCGTGAGCTTAGATGAGTACAATGTCGGTGGCAGAGCTGCAATAACAAAATATCATTATATTACTGTAACCGGACTTACTAGACCATTTGCTTCTTTTACTTCAGAAAAGGTGTCTGTTCCAGAGTCATTGACAATATCATTCACGGACACAAGTATTGGAAAGCCTACATCATGGTGTTGGGATTTTGGAGATGGAGCTTCTTCAACTGAACAGAATCCAACTCACACATATTCTGCAGCAGGAAACTATACGGTTTTCCTTACAGCAAGTAATGAGAACAGTACTAATTCAACGTTTAGAGTAATCGATGTATTCAAAACTACGGGACCATTTGCATATGTTATCAGTGGCAACAATATCTCTGTAATTGATACAGCAACAGACAAAGTGGTAGACACAATGGAGATAGAAAGTGGTTTGGGGGTTGCAGTCAGCCCGGATGGAACAAAGGTATACGTGACAAACAATCGCGATAACACTGTTTCCGTAATTGATACAAGTATTAGCAAGGTTATAGCCACCATTAATGGATTAAGTTCACCTTATGCAATTGCGTTTACTCCTGATGGGAAAAAGATATATATTACGAATAACGACGGCGCTGTCTTTAGAAATGTCACTGTCTCTGTTATTGACACAGGCACTAATACTGTTATGGATACAATTAAGGTAGGCAGCGTCCCTCATAGAGTTGCAGTCACACCTGATGGATCAAAGGTATATGTGGCTAATTATTACAATATTTCTGTAATTGATGCAACAACAAATAAGGTTACATCTACTATCAATGTAGGACTGTATCCTGATGGAATTGCATTTAGTCCTGATGGAAAAAAAGTATATGTGACTAGTGGTGGCAGCGACAACGTCTCTATAATCGATACAAAAACAAATAATGTTATAGCTACGGTACCTGTAGGAGATGATCCTGTTGGAGTTGCGATCACTCCAGATGGAACAAAGTTATATGTGACGAATTATGAGGGAAACACCATATCTGTAATTAATACAACAACAAATACCGTAACAGCCACGGTACCAGGGGATGGTCCTTATGGAGTTTCAATCACCCCAGATGGGAAAAAAGTGTATGTCACAAACCTGGGTAGCGATCTCTCCGGCGAAACTGTTTCTGTAATTGACACAGCAACAAATGCTGTTACAGCTACAGTTAAAATAGGAAGCTATCCTAGAGAAATTGCAATTGCCTCAAATTGGAAAAATGCACTATCTGCCTCATAA
- a CDS encoding radical SAM protein — MKYLMINGKKEEIPPFPHHKAFIYRTKQFFFAKGMSTRLTMGNFITLKEQYRGFKNKCSIPRALLVDPTSNCNLKCKGCWSQDYESGHNISYEKLDDILNQAEELGIMDCLMSGGEPLLRKDDILKLCKKHNKMTFGAFTNATLIDEEFADEMAKLGNLNVFISIEGTKEETDFRRGTGTYDKAIRAMNILKSRGIAFAFSSCYHSKNYKTIASDEFLDFMRLKGAWFGWLFQFMPIGSGADTSLVCTAEQRAYVYERIRDYSIKHDYVVIDFWNNGHLSFGCIGAGVGFTHINAKGDIEPCAFCHYSDSNIYEVSLVEALRSKFFTTFRNAQPFSKNPLRPCPLIDNPQAIIDVVNAAGAKSTHLTNPESAEALAMKSFERAKEWERVSEELFRKMPDHVHKNFSKYLKYCAFKKGMKRITDGRRKKI; from the coding sequence GTGAAATATTTGATGATCAATGGAAAAAAAGAAGAGATCCCTCCTTTTCCGCATCATAAGGCTTTCATCTACAGGACTAAGCAATTCTTTTTTGCTAAAGGAATGTCAACTCGTTTAACAATGGGCAACTTCATTACTTTGAAAGAGCAGTACAGGGGATTTAAAAATAAATGTTCCATTCCAAGGGCTCTTCTGGTAGATCCGACCAGTAATTGTAATTTGAAGTGTAAAGGATGCTGGTCTCAGGATTATGAGAGTGGTCACAATATTTCGTATGAAAAGCTTGATGATATATTAAATCAGGCTGAAGAACTGGGAATTATGGATTGTCTGATGTCCGGCGGCGAACCTTTACTCCGGAAAGATGACATTCTGAAATTATGCAAGAAACATAACAAAATGACATTCGGGGCATTTACAAATGCCACTTTGATCGATGAAGAATTTGCAGATGAAATGGCTAAACTGGGTAATCTGAATGTCTTTATAAGCATTGAAGGGACAAAAGAAGAAACCGATTTCAGAAGAGGGACGGGTACTTACGATAAAGCGATCAGGGCTATGAATATCTTAAAGTCCAGAGGCATTGCATTTGCCTTTTCATCATGCTACCATTCAAAGAACTATAAAACCATAGCCAGCGATGAATTTCTTGATTTCATGCGCCTGAAAGGTGCCTGGTTCGGCTGGTTATTTCAGTTTATGCCGATAGGAAGCGGTGCGGATACTTCTTTAGTATGTACTGCCGAGCAAAGAGCATACGTATATGAAAGAATCAGGGATTACTCTATAAAACACGATTATGTGGTTATAGATTTCTGGAACAATGGACATCTGTCTTTCGGGTGCATTGGTGCAGGTGTTGGCTTTACCCATATCAATGCTAAGGGCGACATTGAACCCTGTGCATTTTGCCACTATTCCGATTCAAATATATATGAAGTGTCGCTTGTTGAAGCTCTCAGGTCCAAATTCTTCACGACTTTTAGAAATGCCCAGCCCTTTTCGAAAAACCCATTAAGACCCTGCCCGTTGATAGATAATCCGCAAGCAATTATTGATGTAGTTAATGCAGCCGGGGCAAAGTCAACCCATCTGACAAACCCAGAATCGGCTGAAGCACTTGCCATGAAAAGTTTTGAGAGAGCAAAAGAATGGGAAAGAGTATCAGAAGAACTATTCAGAAAAATGCCGGATCATGTCCATAAAAACTTCTCTAAATACCTGAAGTATTGTGCTTTTAAAAAAGGAATGAAAAGAATAACCGACGGAAGAAGAAAAAAGATTTGA
- a CDS encoding nitroreductase family protein yields MWFFKNEQIKDEELQAVLNVGIYAPSPNDQAWHFKVIQNRELLAWLNCEAKEIVKQYKPLKELANNEGFNIFYEVPTVILVSGEEAIAIESDCAAATQNMLLAAEPIGLGYAGLVLCWWLLVARGLKNI; encoded by the coding sequence ATCTGGTTTTTTAAAAATGAGCAAATCAAAGACGAGGAATTACAGGCTGTTCTGAATGTCGGAATTTATGCACCAAGTCCGAATGACCAGGCCTGGCATTTTAAGGTAATACAGAACAGGGAACTGCTCGCCTGGCTGAACTGTGAAGCAAAGGAGATAGTGAAGCAATACAAGCCCCTCAAGGAGCTAGCAAATAACGAAGGCTTTAATATTTTCTATGAGGTTCCAACCGTGATTCTTGTTTCTGGTGAAGAAGCTATAGCAATTGAATCTGACTGTGCCGCTGCAACGCAGAACATGTTACTTGCTGCAGAACCCATAGGTCTCGGTTATGCTGGATTGGTTTTGTGCTGGTGGCTTTTAGTAGCTCGAGGGCTAAAGAATATTTAA
- a CDS encoding glycosyltransferase, which translates to MNLGGVSIRIAMLSPIAWSTPPKKYGPWEYIVSLLTEGLVKRGIDVTLFATADSHTKAKLHAVAPRPYEEDKDMLVKVYECLHISEVFERAKEFDIIHNHFDYLPLTYSALVDTPVVTTIHGISSRKILPVYKKYNNSTFYVSISDAYRCRDLDYIATVRHGIDIESFHFNEKPQDYLLFLSRLHRDKGVREAIEVAKKTGRKLRIAGFIADQAYFEKEVQPYIDNEQIIFEGHVDPEYKKELLSNAYALLHMINYDEAFGIGVVEAMASGTPVIAMNRGSMPELIRNGETGFLVSSVDEAAEAVQNLDSISRKACRESVEKHFSVDRMVDDYIKVYETILEKRKREEKRPWGFYEVLMEKPGYKVKSLTVFPQGEISLQRHAHRNEHWYIVSGEGLVTKNESRVRVLPGDSVDIPVNEIHRVTNIGGQNLIFIEISRGDYLGEDDIERLEDKYGRT; encoded by the coding sequence GTGAATTTGGGGGGTGTTAGTATAAGAATTGCGATGTTATCTCCGATTGCCTGGAGCACGCCACCAAAAAAGTATGGCCCCTGGGAGTATATAGTATCTTTATTAACTGAAGGCCTGGTAAAACGGGGGATTGATGTTACATTATTTGCAACAGCAGATTCTCACACCAAAGCAAAACTTCATGCTGTAGCTCCGAGACCCTATGAAGAAGATAAGGATATGCTCGTGAAAGTGTATGAATGCCTGCACATATCAGAAGTTTTCGAAAGAGCAAAAGAATTCGATATAATCCACAACCATTTTGATTATCTTCCATTGACCTACAGTGCACTTGTTGATACACCTGTCGTAACAACCATCCACGGCATTTCTTCACGGAAAATTCTGCCTGTCTATAAAAAGTACAATAACAGTACTTTCTATGTGTCAATAAGTGATGCCTACAGGTGTCGTGATCTGGACTATATAGCAACGGTTCGGCATGGGATCGATATAGAGAGCTTCCATTTCAACGAAAAACCGCAGGATTATCTTCTTTTTTTATCACGCCTGCATAGGGACAAGGGCGTAAGGGAAGCAATAGAAGTTGCAAAAAAGACCGGTAGAAAACTCAGAATAGCCGGTTTCATTGCTGATCAGGCTTATTTTGAGAAAGAGGTTCAGCCCTACATAGACAATGAACAGATCATTTTTGAAGGGCATGTTGACCCTGAATATAAAAAGGAACTTCTGTCGAATGCATATGCTTTGCTGCACATGATAAATTATGATGAAGCTTTCGGGATTGGCGTTGTTGAGGCTATGGCAAGCGGGACGCCGGTGATTGCAATGAACAGGGGCTCAATGCCTGAGCTCATCCGAAATGGAGAAACCGGTTTCCTGGTCAGCAGCGTTGACGAAGCTGCAGAGGCTGTGCAAAATCTTGATTCGATATCCCGCAAAGCCTGCAGGGAAAGTGTAGAAAAGCACTTTTCTGTTGACAGGATGGTGGATGATTACATAAAAGTATATGAAACCATCCTAGAGAAGCGCAAACGGGAAGAGAAGAGACCCTGGGGCTTTTATGAAGTGCTTATGGAGAAGCCCGGATATAAAGTCAAAAGCCTTACTGTTTTTCCTCAGGGTGAAATTTCACTCCAGCGTCATGCTCATAGGAACGAGCACTGGTACATAGTCAGCGGAGAGGGGCTTGTAACTAAAAACGAGAGTAGAGTAAGGGTTCTTCCCGGAGATTCGGTCGATATTCCGGTGAATGAGATTCATCGAGTTACAAACATCGGTGGTCAAAACCTTATTTTCATTGAGATCTCACGTGGAGACTACCTTGGTGAGGACGATATTGAAAGGCTAGAAGATAAATATGGGAGGACGTGA
- a CDS encoding PKD domain-containing protein yields MKINRKLFSIGLASTTLFFVFSILISSIALGAQEIRLSEDTGEIGGPSIYGDKVVWTYWGEIHLYDLQTGNDTIITIPEYYHASNPVIYDNKIVWYQSNYNDVEHSSKLCVHDILTSTSSLITENVSYARPDIYGDIIVWEETGHIYMYNISTQIQTQIPTSGFAYSPAIYDNKIVWAGSGNGTIIDKNKNLIGESNIYMYDLSTSRETRITTSGLASNPAIYGDRIVWLDQRNLDILTGGRGDIYMYDLSTQKESRISYSEQSSPSLAIYGDRIVWQDGRNLKEDIYMYNLSTQKETRITTSGSAMGPDIYGDRIVYSDNRQRLPPGDGYFCDVYMYDLTAKPIEPQAGFTSNVTSGTAPLTVLFTDSSTGGVPTSWLWDFGDGIYSKHAMNATHTFTSPGVYNVTLTVANEAGNNTITKPNYIIVTSPETLVADFSASVNFGPAPLDVEFYDVGTRGVPTYWYWDFGDGAYSERAMNTTHTFTNPGLYDITLTVTNEAGNSTVTKRGYINVTSPINVTSPQKPVADFFADVISGAAPLTVLFTDTSTGGVPTYWYWDFGDGTNSKRATNATHTFTNPGLYDITLTVANEAGSSTITKKVYIKVISPKIPVAYFSANVTSGTAPFTVLFAAASKDEAPVSWYWDFGDGTSSKHAINATHTFTKPGNYTVSLTVENAAGNSTATKTGYIAVADPNSPVADFNSKIK; encoded by the coding sequence GTGAAAATTAACAGAAAATTATTTTCTATTGGTTTAGCTTCAACAACCTTATTTTTTGTGTTTTCTATTTTAATTTCATCTATAGCATTAGGTGCTCAGGAGATCAGGCTCTCAGAGGATACTGGAGAGATCGGAGGACCTTCTATTTATGGTGATAAAGTGGTGTGGACATATTGGGGTGAAATTCATCTTTATGACTTACAAACCGGAAATGATACCATTATTACTATTCCTGAATATTATCATGCATCAAATCCTGTCATTTATGATAATAAAATTGTATGGTATCAATCTAATTATAATGATGTTGAACATAGCAGCAAACTTTGCGTGCACGATATACTAACTTCTACAAGTTCACTAATTACAGAGAATGTATCTTACGCCAGACCTGACATCTATGGTGATATAATTGTATGGGAAGAAACGGGTCATATTTATATGTACAATATTTCTACTCAGATTCAAACTCAGATTCCCACAAGCGGATTTGCATACAGTCCTGCCATTTATGATAACAAAATAGTGTGGGCAGGTTCTGGGAACGGAACTATTATAGATAAAAATAAAAATTTAATCGGTGAATCAAACATTTACATGTATGATCTCTCCACATCCAGAGAAACTCGGATTACAACCAGCGGACTTGCATCAAATCCAGCTATTTATGGCGACAGGATAGTGTGGCTGGATCAGCGCAATTTAGACATCCTTACTGGTGGAAGAGGTGATATCTACATGTACGATCTTTCCACTCAGAAGGAAAGCCGAATTTCATACAGTGAACAGTCTTCTCCATCACTGGCTATCTATGGTGATAGGATAGTATGGCAAGATGGTCGTAATTTAAAAGAAGATATCTATATGTACAATCTCTCAACTCAGAAAGAGACCCGAATTACCACCAGTGGAAGTGCAATGGGACCTGATATCTACGGAGACAGGATAGTGTATTCGGATAATCGTCAAAGATTGCCACCTGGGGATGGTTATTTTTGTGATGTCTATATGTATGATCTCACTGCTAAACCCATAGAACCACAAGCCGGGTTTACATCCAATGTGACTTCTGGAACAGCACCCCTTACAGTGTTATTTACTGATTCCAGTACTGGTGGAGTACCAACTTCCTGGCTATGGGATTTTGGAGACGGTATTTACTCAAAACATGCCATGAATGCAACCCATACGTTTACAAGCCCAGGGGTGTATAACGTTACTTTAACAGTTGCAAATGAAGCAGGCAATAATACGATAACAAAACCCAATTATATTATTGTAACTTCCCCAGAAACACTAGTTGCAGACTTCTCTGCTAGTGTAAATTTCGGACCTGCACCCTTAGATGTGGAATTCTATGATGTCGGTACTCGTGGAGTACCAACTTACTGGTATTGGGATTTTGGAGACGGTGCTTACTCGGAACGTGCCATGAATACAACCCATACATTTACAAATCCAGGATTGTATGATATTACTTTAACAGTTACAAATGAAGCAGGCAATAGTACGGTAACAAAAAGGGGTTATATTAATGTAACTTCCCCAATTAATGTAACTTCCCCACAAAAACCAGTTGCAGACTTTTTTGCTGATGTAATCTCTGGAGCAGCACCTCTTACAGTGTTATTCACTGATACCAGCACTGGTGGAGTACCAACTTACTGGTATTGGGATTTTGGAGACGGTACCAATTCAAAACGCGCCACGAATGCAACACACACGTTTACGAATCCAGGATTGTATGATATTACTTTAACAGTTGCAAATGAAGCAGGCAGTAGTACGATAACAAAAAAAGTTTACATTAAAGTAATTTCTCCAAAAATACCAGTTGCATACTTCTCTGCTAATGTAACTTCTGGAACAGCACCTTTTACGGTGTTATTCGCTGCTGCAAGTAAAGACGAAGCACCTGTTTCTTGGTACTGGGATTTTGGCGATGGTACCAGTTCAAAACATGCCATAAATGCGACCCACACGTTTACAAAACCAGGAAATTATACAGTCAGTCTGACTGTAGAAAATGCAGCGGGGAACAGTACAGCGACAAAAACAGGTTACATAGCTGTTGCCGATCCAAACAGTCCGGTTGCAGATTTCAATAGTAAGATTAAATAA
- a CDS encoding formylglycine-generating enzyme family protein produces MNNSVDNSIKNPSTGLTINSIGMEFVLISAGEFYMGSPTREKRRKLWESPVHRVAIKKPFYLSRYPVTQEQWQEVMGDNPSYFRGEKHPVENVSWNEVQVFFSKLNALENARENNQIFRLPTEAEWEYAVRAGTETAYFFGNDESKLKEYAWFLKNSGFETHPVGLKKPNPWGLYDIYGNVWEWVQDEYHISYKGAPADGRAWENLFPSISIPVRVRRGGGWNGNAGSCRSAERLFAAQDKRLNSLGFGAVWEI; encoded by the coding sequence ATGAATAACTCAGTTGATAATTCAATAAAAAATCCATCCACCGGCTTAACAATCAATTCCATAGGAATGGAGTTTGTCCTGATTTCTGCCGGAGAATTTTATATGGGTTCTCCAACACGCGAAAAACGTAGAAAACTCTGGGAAAGCCCTGTACATAGAGTAGCAATTAAAAAACCTTTCTACCTGAGCAGATATCCGGTGACGCAGGAGCAGTGGCAGGAGGTAATGGGAGACAATCCTTCGTATTTCAGGGGTGAAAAGCACCCGGTTGAAAATGTTTCCTGGAATGAGGTTCAGGTTTTTTTCAGTAAACTCAATGCTCTTGAAAATGCCCGGGAAAATAACCAGATTTTTCGCCTCCCAACAGAAGCCGAATGGGAATATGCAGTAAGGGCTGGAACTGAAACCGCTTATTTTTTCGGAAATGATGAATCAAAACTTAAGGAGTACGCCTGGTTTCTGAAAAACTCCGGGTTTGAAACCCATCCAGTGGGCTTGAAAAAGCCAAATCCCTGGGGGCTTTACGACATCTATGGGAATGTATGGGAATGGGTGCAGGACGAGTATCACATCAGCTATAAAGGCGCCCCTGCAGACGGAAGAGCCTGGGAAAATCTTTTCCCGAGCATATCCATACCAGTACGGGTAAGAAGAGGCGGAGGCTGGAACGGAAACGCAGGAAGCTGCCGGTCGGCTGAAAGGCTTTTTGCGGCTCAGGATAAAAGGTTAAACAGTCTTGGGTTCGGGGCGGTCTGGGAAATCTGA
- a CDS encoding MBL fold metallo-hydrolase: MEITFLGTGVAIPQRNRVQSGVLLRLEEKPLLIDCGSGVLSRFPEAGVSHTEVDTVLLSHLHLDHVADLHPLIKANWLRGSTSMKVYGPEGTEEWFSKVLDAYEYLQEEVDVDVIELFPGKEFTPDGFDCEISCTAASHSVPTLAYRVTGEDGEFVYSGDTGPSREIIELSADADLLIHECSFPQGMKVTNHTTPSTLADLLEESDLEIGTICLTHFYPDMQGHEKETINRLKGYFEGDVILAEDLMKLEL, translated from the coding sequence ATGGAAATTACATTTCTTGGCACTGGAGTTGCGATCCCTCAAAGGAATCGGGTACAGTCAGGAGTGCTTTTGAGGCTTGAGGAAAAGCCGCTGCTGATCGACTGCGGAAGCGGCGTATTGAGCAGGTTCCCTGAGGCTGGGGTTTCCCATACCGAGGTAGATACGGTATTGCTTTCGCACCTTCATCTTGACCACGTGGCTGACCTGCATCCTCTTATCAAGGCAAACTGGCTCCGCGGAAGCACCAGTATGAAGGTTTACGGACCTGAAGGAACCGAAGAATGGTTTTCGAAAGTGCTCGACGCTTATGAGTATCTTCAGGAAGAAGTGGATGTGGATGTTATCGAGCTCTTCCCGGGAAAAGAGTTCACTCCTGACGGTTTCGACTGTGAGATCAGCTGCACGGCAGCCTCGCACAGCGTTCCGACTCTGGCTTACCGCGTGACAGGAGAGGATGGAGAGTTTGTCTATTCCGGAGACACCGGGCCCTCAAGGGAGATAATAGAGCTCTCAGCCGATGCTGATCTCCTGATCCACGAATGCTCGTTTCCCCAGGGAATGAAAGTCACAAACCACACCACTCCTAGCACACTTGCTGACCTTCTGGAAGAATCCGATCTAGAAATCGGAACTATTTGCCTCACACACTTCTACCCCGACATGCAGGGGCATGAGAAGGAAACTATAAACCGCCTGAAAGGGTACTTTGAAGGAGATGTGATTCTTGCTGAAGACCTTATGAAACTTGAATTATAA